The following are encoded in a window of uncultured Pseudomonas sp. genomic DNA:
- a CDS encoding TfoX/Sxy family protein, which translates to MNDELQHLKNLGKTSAQWLHAVGIHSANDLRRLGAVSAYRAVRARGFRASKVLLYAIEGALLDVHWNDLSPGHKAQLNGQLEESSHNNKS; encoded by the coding sequence ATGAACGATGAGTTGCAACATCTGAAAAACCTCGGCAAAACCTCGGCCCAGTGGTTGCATGCGGTCGGTATCCACAGCGCCAATGACTTGCGTCGGCTAGGCGCAGTTAGTGCCTATCGAGCGGTGCGCGCGCGCGGGTTCAGGGCATCCAAGGTGCTGCTTTACGCGATTGAAGGCGCGTTGCTGGACGTGCACTGGAACGACCTGTCGCCAGGCCACAAGGCCCAACTAAACGGCCAGCTCGAAGAAAGTTCACACAACAACAAGAGTTAG
- a CDS encoding cyclic nucleotide-binding domain-containing protein — protein sequence MYLLGEQPAYADQLINRLQSIPTQLLDGLAPSGAPQQLERTDDLASVLPGNQLFIIENGLLHAVVDERPLFYLQEGDLVGLRQGLDMPSCRYSSEEQLSLIPYSRSDVFKHIYASEQRQELFIQYLIGHTALLSDALARLKQPEIRPSTGFQHFAAGEELIHQGDAADNVFIIIEGHAEAYVDGHKVGDVQKDEIFGAMAVFTRERRSATVLASEPCTVMVIPKEQFLSLMQSNPRIAHSLIESMAKRIGLLNKEVTQLRLPAEVS from the coding sequence ATGTATTTACTCGGGGAGCAACCGGCTTACGCCGATCAGCTGATCAACCGACTGCAAAGCATCCCCACCCAATTGCTTGATGGGCTGGCACCTTCTGGGGCACCACAGCAACTGGAGCGGACTGACGACTTGGCCTCGGTGTTGCCAGGTAATCAGCTATTCATCATTGAAAATGGTCTGCTGCATGCCGTAGTCGATGAGCGCCCACTGTTCTATCTGCAAGAGGGTGATCTGGTTGGTCTGCGTCAGGGGCTGGACATGCCCAGCTGCCGTTACAGCAGCGAAGAACAGCTGAGCCTGATCCCCTACTCGCGCAGTGACGTGTTCAAGCATATTTATGCCAGCGAACAGCGCCAGGAACTGTTTATCCAGTACCTGATTGGCCATACCGCCTTACTCTCCGATGCCCTGGCGCGCTTAAAACAACCCGAGATTCGCCCATCCACCGGCTTCCAGCACTTTGCCGCAGGCGAAGAGCTGATTCATCAAGGTGATGCTGCCGACAACGTCTTTATCATCATCGAAGGTCATGCCGAAGCCTATGTCGACGGCCACAAAGTCGGTGACGTACAGAAAGATGAAATCTTCGGTGCTATGGCCGTGTTCACCCGCGAAAGGCGCAGCGCCACCGTACTGGCCAGCGAGCCCTGCACGGTCATGGTGATTCCCAAGGAGCAGTTCCTCAGCCTGATGCAGAGCAACCCACGGATTGCTCACAGCCTGATCGAGAGCATGGCCAAGCGTATCGGCCTGCTAAACAAAGAAGTCACCCAGCTACGCTTACCGGCCGAAGTGTCCTGA
- a CDS encoding ChaN family lipoprotein: MRIALWLVMALLSACQASLPALPAWQSPEGLQHPELGQIVELRTGALLSPAQLLERLAAAPQVLVGERHDNPDHHALQLWLLRALAAQRPQGSVLLEMLTPDQQVKVDQVQAAIAAGQAPPDILSALAWQPGWAWSLYGPLLQHALRQPYPLLAANLERREIMQIYSQVPPLQGQASAAQPVREALLVQIRQSHCNLLPESQLPAMLAVQQQRDRRMAEALLAAPEPSLLFAGAFHVRRDLGVPLHLRDLHAEAGAQVLILAEVGSTLSAESADYVWYTPAQPEQDHCAKLRP; encoded by the coding sequence ATGCGTATTGCCTTATGGCTGGTGATGGCGCTATTGAGTGCCTGCCAAGCGTCGCTGCCCGCGTTGCCTGCCTGGCAAAGCCCGGAAGGCTTGCAGCATCCTGAGCTAGGGCAGATTGTCGAGTTGCGTACGGGGGCGTTGCTGAGTCCCGCGCAGCTGCTGGAGCGTTTGGCCGCAGCACCTCAGGTGCTGGTGGGTGAGCGGCATGACAACCCCGATCACCACGCGCTGCAACTCTGGTTATTACGTGCGCTGGCTGCGCAACGGCCGCAGGGCAGCGTGTTGCTGGAAATGCTCACGCCGGATCAGCAGGTCAAGGTCGATCAGGTGCAGGCTGCTATTGCCGCTGGGCAAGCGCCGCCGGACATACTCAGTGCGTTGGCCTGGCAGCCGGGCTGGGCCTGGTCGTTGTACGGGCCGTTGCTGCAGCATGCCCTGCGTCAGCCGTATCCGCTGCTGGCGGCTAACCTCGAGCGACGTGAGATCATGCAGATCTATAGCCAGGTGCCGCCACTACAAGGGCAGGCATCTGCGGCGCAGCCGGTGCGTGAGGCGCTGCTGGTGCAGATTCGCCAGTCGCACTGCAATCTGCTGCCGGAGAGCCAGCTGCCGGCCATGCTTGCGGTGCAGCAACAGCGTGATCGGCGTATGGCTGAAGCCCTGCTGGCAGCGCCAGAGCCGAGCCTGCTGTTTGCGGGGGCGTTCCATGTGCGTCGCGACCTTGGCGTGCCGTTGCACCTGCGTGACCTGCACGCTGAAGCTGGTGCGCAGGTGCTGATTTTGGCGGAGGTGGGCAGTACGTTGAGCGCCGAGTCTGCCGACTACGTATGGTACACACCGGCGCAACCTGAGCAGGACCACTGCGCCAAACTGCGCCCCTAG
- a CDS encoding heme ABC transporter ATP-binding protein: protein MLRAENLAVQRGSSTVLADINLELRPGEVLGVLGPNGAGKSTLLGALCGELPLSHGTVWLDQRRLQDWPGSERAQRLAVLPQTSTLNFAFRVEEVVAMGRLPHASGRLRDEQIVKQALEAADALHLAGRSYLALSGGERQRVHLARVLAQLWPGGEGQMLLLDEPTSMLDPLHQHTTLQATRAFVEQGAAVLVILHDLNLAARYCDRLLLLERGRPHALGSPEEVLRAEPLQAVFGLEVLVQQHPERGHPLIVAR from the coding sequence ATGCTGCGCGCGGAGAATCTGGCAGTACAGCGCGGCTCATCCACGGTGTTGGCGGATATCAACTTGGAGTTGCGCCCTGGCGAGGTGCTTGGTGTGTTGGGCCCCAATGGCGCGGGCAAGAGCACCTTGCTCGGCGCGTTGTGTGGCGAGTTGCCGCTGAGTCACGGCACCGTCTGGCTCGATCAGCGGCGCTTGCAGGACTGGCCGGGCAGCGAGCGTGCCCAGCGCCTGGCAGTATTGCCGCAAACCTCGACGCTGAATTTTGCCTTTCGCGTTGAAGAGGTGGTGGCCATGGGCCGTTTACCCCATGCCAGCGGGCGACTGCGCGATGAGCAGATCGTCAAGCAGGCGCTGGAGGCGGCCGATGCCTTGCACCTGGCCGGGCGCAGCTATCTGGCGCTGTCCGGTGGCGAACGTCAGCGTGTGCACCTGGCGCGGGTGCTGGCGCAGCTTTGGCCGGGCGGTGAGGGGCAGATGCTGCTGCTTGATGAGCCGACCTCGATGCTCGACCCGCTGCATCAGCACACTACCTTACAGGCCACACGCGCCTTCGTTGAACAGGGCGCTGCGGTGCTGGTGATCCTCCATGACCTCAATTTGGCTGCGCGTTACTGCGACCGTCTGTTGCTGTTAGAGCGCGGTCGCCCCCATGCGCTTGGCAGCCCTGAAGAGGTATTGCGTGCCGAGCCGCTGCAGGCGGTGTTCGGTCTGGAGGTGCTGGTGCAGCAGCATCCGGAACGCGGTCACCCGTTAATTGTTGCCCGTTGA
- a CDS encoding iron chelate uptake ABC transporter family permease subunit, with protein MNPVIRPRSLFIALGLLLAFALWLSLALGPVSLPLLDTLKAALRLLGLASPGSDLAQAELILGQIRLPRTLLGLLVGAVLALCGVAMQGLFRNPLADPGLIGVSSGAALGAAVAIVGGAALGGIPEVFAPYLLSLFAFIGGLGVTALVYRLGRRDGETNVATMLLAGIALTALAGAAIGLFTYLADDATLRTLTFWNLGSLNGASYSRLWPLLLVTAAVALWLPRRARALNALLLGESEARHLGFAVERVKAELVFCTALGVGAAVAAAGMIGFIGLVVPHLMRLLVGPDHRLLLPASALAGASLLLLADLAARLVLAPAELPIGIVTALIGAPFFLYLLLRGRT; from the coding sequence ATGAATCCTGTTATTCGACCACGCTCACTGTTTATCGCGCTGGGCCTGTTGTTGGCGTTCGCGCTCTGGTTGTCGCTGGCGCTGGGGCCGGTCAGTCTGCCACTGCTCGATACCCTCAAGGCGGCACTGCGCCTGCTGGGTCTGGCGTCGCCGGGGAGCGATCTGGCCCAGGCTGAACTGATACTCGGGCAGATCCGTCTGCCGCGCACCTTGCTGGGGTTGCTGGTCGGTGCAGTGCTGGCGCTGTGCGGGGTGGCGATGCAGGGGCTGTTTCGTAACCCGCTGGCCGATCCCGGCCTGATCGGCGTATCCAGCGGTGCCGCATTGGGCGCGGCGGTGGCGATTGTCGGTGGTGCCGCATTAGGCGGCATACCGGAGGTTTTTGCGCCTTATCTGTTGTCGCTGTTTGCCTTTATTGGCGGCCTCGGGGTGACCGCGCTGGTCTATCGGCTGGGTCGGCGTGACGGTGAAACCAACGTGGCGACCATGCTCCTGGCCGGTATCGCGCTGACGGCGTTGGCGGGTGCGGCCATTGGTTTGTTCACCTACCTGGCCGATGACGCCACCTTGCGCACCCTGACGTTCTGGAACCTGGGCAGCCTCAATGGCGCCAGCTACAGTCGCTTGTGGCCGCTGCTGCTGGTGACGGCGGCAGTGGCGCTGTGGTTGCCGCGCCGGGCCAGGGCGTTAAATGCGCTGTTGTTGGGTGAGTCCGAGGCACGTCATCTGGGCTTTGCCGTAGAGCGGGTCAAGGCCGAGCTGGTGTTCTGCACCGCCCTCGGTGTGGGGGCGGCAGTCGCTGCGGCGGGGATGATCGGTTTTATCGGTCTGGTGGTGCCCCACCTGATGCGTCTGTTGGTGGGGCCGGATCACCGGCTGTTATTGCCGGCGTCAGCCCTGGCCGGCGCCAGCCTGTTGCTGTTGGCGGATCTCGCCGCGCGCCTGGTGTTGGCGCCGGCTGAGCTGCCTATCGGTATCGTCACGGCGCTGATTGGTGCGCCGTTCTTCCTTTATTTATTACTGCGAGGGCGTACCTGA
- a CDS encoding ABC transporter substrate-binding protein yields MKRLNALLALCASLLSCTAVMAAESLPQRWVSSGGSLSEWIVVLGGENRLVGVDSTSQHPQSLRGLPSIGYQRQLAAEGMLTLRPDVLIGSEEMGPPPVLAQLRSAGVQVEVLAAKADLPSLQASLHRIGHLLGEPRRAEQAFAAYQQRLQQQADWLLAVQRQHAPPGVLLLLGHAGGSPMVGGHGTSADWLIERAGGRNLAAHNGYKAMSTEALLALDPEVVIIADRRLAGDAARQALLQQNPALAATRAARNQRLLMLDPTLLVGGLGPRLPDRLAALSAAFYPASHPLVAEAKPTP; encoded by the coding sequence ATGAAACGCCTTAACGCTTTACTCGCCCTGTGCGCGAGCCTGTTGTCGTGTACCGCGGTGATGGCTGCTGAATCATTGCCGCAACGTTGGGTCAGCTCGGGTGGCTCGCTCAGCGAGTGGATCGTGGTGCTGGGAGGTGAAAACCGGTTGGTCGGGGTGGACAGCACCAGTCAGCATCCACAGTCGCTGCGCGGGTTGCCGAGTATCGGTTATCAGCGCCAGCTGGCGGCCGAAGGGATGTTGACCTTGCGCCCTGATGTACTGATAGGCAGCGAGGAAATGGGCCCGCCGCCGGTGCTCGCGCAGCTGCGCAGTGCAGGTGTGCAAGTGGAAGTGCTCGCCGCCAAGGCGGACTTGCCGAGCCTGCAGGCCAGCTTGCACCGTATCGGCCACTTGCTGGGTGAACCACGGCGCGCCGAGCAGGCCTTTGCGGCGTATCAGCAACGCCTGCAACAGCAGGCCGACTGGTTGCTGGCCGTGCAGCGGCAGCACGCACCACCCGGTGTATTGCTGTTGCTTGGACATGCTGGCGGCAGCCCGATGGTGGGCGGGCACGGCACCTCGGCTGACTGGCTGATCGAGCGCGCGGGGGGGCGCAACCTGGCCGCGCATAACGGCTACAAGGCGATGTCTACTGAGGCCCTGTTAGCGCTCGACCCTGAGGTGGTGATCATTGCGGATCGCCGCTTGGCTGGTGATGCTGCGCGCCAGGCGCTGTTACAGCAGAACCCGGCGCTCGCCGCGACGCGGGCAGCGCGTAATCAACGTTTGCTGATGCTCGATCCAACGTTGTTGGTCGGTGGTCTTGGCCCGCGTTTACCAGATAGGCTGGCGGCCTTGTCCGCAGCCTTTTATCCTGCCAGCCACCCCCTGGTCGCCGAAGCTAAGCCCACGCCATGA
- a CDS encoding biopolymer transporter ExbD yields the protein MGLVVIRLPAANSAQSNLLPDLTPLLDVIFIVLVFFLLTAQTPLLELPVQLPQSREALPSASAGSAERVQIQLSAEGRWRFNGTPQADFSALRTELNAAFAADNAAVLDLALDRQAPLSAFLDLMALLQQQGIQDSRILLEATHETP from the coding sequence ATGGGCCTTGTCGTGATCCGCTTGCCGGCCGCCAATTCGGCGCAGAGCAACCTATTGCCAGACCTGACGCCGTTGCTTGATGTGATTTTTATCGTGCTGGTGTTCTTTCTCCTGACGGCGCAAACCCCGTTGCTGGAGCTGCCCGTGCAGCTGCCGCAGAGCCGTGAGGCGCTGCCCAGCGCGAGTGCCGGCAGCGCTGAGCGCGTGCAAATACAGCTCTCCGCCGAAGGGCGTTGGCGCTTTAACGGCACGCCGCAGGCGGATTTCAGCGCGTTACGCACTGAGCTGAACGCAGCCTTTGCCGCCGATAACGCTGCCGTTCTCGACCTGGCGCTGGATCGTCAGGCGCCGCTCTCGGCATTTCTCGACCTGATGGCGCTGCTGCAACAGCAGGGTATTCAGGACAGTCGCATTCTTTTAGAGGCCACGCATGAAACGCCTTAA
- a CDS encoding MotA/TolQ/ExbB proton channel family protein, with protein sequence MSPWWSAMGPLAWPLALCSLLALALILQRLSVFMRLQPLSNAAAQAAVGACRTCDREHCKGRARGWRYGLALLLKHSALPPEQREELLGCWLLEERQRLNQQLRLLQLLGVLAPMLGLLGTVLGMLEMFASIAQQNSPVTPALLADGLWQALYTTVWGLLIAIPALAAGQGFALWAERYLEGVQALLNRCQLALGGLELELPSSARTAQWALS encoded by the coding sequence ATGAGCCCGTGGTGGAGCGCGATGGGGCCGTTGGCCTGGCCACTGGCGCTGTGCTCGCTGCTGGCGCTGGCGCTGATTCTGCAGCGGCTCAGCGTTTTTATGCGCTTGCAACCGTTGAGCAATGCCGCCGCGCAGGCGGCAGTCGGTGCCTGCCGCACCTGTGACCGGGAGCACTGCAAAGGCCGCGCACGCGGGTGGCGCTATGGCCTGGCCTTGTTGCTTAAACACAGCGCTTTGCCGCCAGAACAGCGTGAGGAACTCCTCGGTTGCTGGCTGCTGGAGGAGCGCCAGCGTCTTAATCAGCAGCTGCGCTTACTGCAGCTGCTCGGCGTGCTGGCCCCCATGCTCGGTTTACTTGGCACGGTGCTGGGCATGTTGGAGATGTTTGCCTCTATTGCGCAGCAGAACAGCCCGGTCACCCCGGCGTTGCTCGCCGATGGCCTGTGGCAGGCGCTGTACACCACGGTATGGGGCTTGCTGATTGCCATCCCGGCACTGGCGGCGGGGCAGGGCTTTGCCTTGTGGGCCGAGCGCTACCTAGAGGGCGTGCAGGCGTTGCTCAATCGCTGCCAGTTGGCTTTGGGCGGCCTGGAGCTCGAACTGCCGAGCAGTGCACGGACTGCGCAATGGGCCTTGTCGTGA
- a CDS encoding ChuX/HutX family heme-like substrate-binding protein, whose amino-acid sequence MSTHVESAAATNDLYLAWQVLRREQPRLRARDAAERLAVSEAELVASRLGVDTVRLQPDWPQLLPALGELGYVMALTRNEHCVHERKGFYREVTVTANGQMGLVVSADIDLRLFLGGWASVFAIEEQTAKGVQRSIQVFDRQGTAVHKVFLTDDSQLNAWAPLLERLRMAEQRVDLELLPLLHVPQAQADAQVDVNALRVGWSTLKDTHHFFALLKKHGTTRTQALRLAGSEWAEPLEVRELPKLLEQAGAREVPIMVFVGNRHCIQIHSGPVKNLRWMDSWFNVLDAEFNLHLQTTGVTELWRVRKPSTDGVITSWEAFDTNGELVLQLFGARKPGIAEREDWRALAESAPALEC is encoded by the coding sequence ATGAGCACACATGTCGAGTCCGCTGCCGCCACTAATGATCTGTATCTGGCCTGGCAGGTGCTACGCCGCGAGCAGCCGCGCTTACGTGCTCGCGATGCGGCCGAGCGTCTGGCCGTCAGCGAAGCCGAACTGGTTGCCAGTCGCCTGGGTGTCGACACCGTGCGCCTGCAGCCGGATTGGCCGCAGTTGCTGCCAGCGCTCGGCGAGCTGGGGTATGTGATGGCGCTGACCCGCAACGAGCATTGCGTGCACGAGCGCAAAGGCTTTTACCGCGAGGTTACGGTGACTGCGAACGGGCAGATGGGCTTGGTGGTTTCGGCCGACATCGACTTGCGCTTGTTCCTCGGCGGTTGGGCCAGCGTGTTTGCCATCGAGGAGCAAACGGCCAAAGGCGTTCAGCGCAGCATTCAGGTGTTCGATCGCCAAGGCACCGCAGTGCACAAGGTATTTCTCACCGATGACAGTCAGCTAAACGCCTGGGCACCATTATTGGAGCGCTTGCGTATGGCTGAGCAGCGTGTCGACCTGGAACTGTTGCCGCTGCTGCACGTGCCGCAGGCGCAGGCCGATGCGCAGGTGGATGTGAATGCCCTGCGCGTGGGCTGGTCGACCCTCAAAGACACTCATCACTTCTTCGCTCTGCTGAAAAAGCACGGCACTACGCGCACCCAAGCCCTGCGTCTGGCCGGGAGTGAGTGGGCTGAACCGCTGGAGGTGCGCGAGTTGCCGAAGCTGCTGGAGCAGGCGGGCGCGCGTGAGGTGCCAATCATGGTGTTTGTCGGCAACCGCCACTGCATCCAGATTCACTCCGGGCCGGTGAAAAACCTACGCTGGATGGACAGCTGGTTCAACGTGCTCGATGCCGAATTCAATCTGCACCTGCAGACCACCGGTGTGACCGAGCTATGGCGAGTACGCAAGCCCAGCACTGACGGGGTGATTACCAGCTGGGAAGCCTTTGACACCAATGGCGAGTTGGTGCTGCAGCTGTTTGGCGCGCGCAAGCCAGGCATTGCCGAACGCGAAGACTGGCGTGCGCTGGCCGAAAGCGCGCCAGCGCTGGAGTGCTGA
- a CDS encoding energy transducer TonB, which produces MLRFSLFLLLSLAVHVAGSRLHGTTQRPALSAAQTADAPQVLRLAAVLQAAPAALPEQPQPLRQVAVSQALAVKPSAPVPTAKPQAIAVPAETPPGSALARAPNSPAVSPTVTADAAPAAPAAPAAAVAAPPLAEVLSRQPSFRQPPRQPSYPSQARRRNQQGVVLVEVRLDARGRQRSLSVLRSSGVDSLDRAALEAVAQWHFRPETAGGQAVPSRVQIPIKFALTASR; this is translated from the coding sequence ATGTTGCGTTTTTCGTTGTTTTTGCTGCTGTCGCTGGCCGTGCATGTCGCCGGTTCGCGGCTGCATGGCACAACGCAAAGACCCGCGTTGAGCGCGGCACAAACCGCGGACGCGCCTCAGGTTTTGCGCTTGGCGGCCGTGCTGCAAGCCGCCCCGGCCGCGCTGCCTGAGCAACCACAACCGCTGCGCCAGGTGGCAGTCAGCCAGGCGCTTGCCGTGAAGCCTTCAGCGCCGGTGCCAACGGCCAAGCCACAGGCAATAGCAGTGCCGGCTGAGACTCCGCCTGGGTCTGCGCTGGCGCGCGCGCCCAACAGCCCTGCGGTGAGCCCGACAGTGACGGCTGACGCCGCGCCCGCCGCGCCCGCCGCGCCCGCCGCGGCGGTTGCCGCACCGCCGCTCGCGGAAGTGCTCAGTCGCCAGCCGAGCTTTCGCCAGCCGCCACGCCAGCCGAGTTATCCGTCCCAGGCGCGGCGGCGTAACCAGCAGGGCGTGGTGCTGGTCGAGGTGCGCCTGGATGCGCGCGGCCGGCAGCGCAGCTTGAGCGTGCTGCGTTCGTCAGGGGTGGACAGTCTTGATCGCGCCGCGCTTGAGGCCGTGGCGCAGTGGCATTTTCGCCCTGAAACAGCAGGCGGTCAGGCCGTGCCTAGCCGCGTGCAGATCCCCATTAAGTTCGCCTTAACGGCGAGCCGTTGA
- a CDS encoding TonB-dependent hemoglobin/transferrin/lactoferrin family receptor, which produces MHRSPPFARRPWLALLLLSPALALAMDKAPNQFDTVTVTATRTEQTLDQVPSSVSVQTERDIDQQNIKHIKDLVRYEPGVSVGGSGDRFGLSGFTIRGIGGNRVLTQVDGIGMPDAFSFGGFLNAKRNYVDLDTVKQVEIIRGPASSLYGSDAIGGAVSFLTKDASDYLDDGDDAYARLKTGYDGSDDSWQRSATFAARLGQIDGLLHLGRRNGQATETHGGRSGIGATREQANPLDYRTDNLLSKFGWDYSDTARLQMTYERYQDDSDTRVLSNYSNTATIRRQDAEDRVDRERLSLAHSQQLDTLLVDQIHSQLSYQDSQTRQQTFEDRVVGGQPRYRTRDSHYEEQLWAFNSKLDKAFSIGRTQHALVYGLDLKHLKNADLREGGETQLSSGVTTPVLPTSDFPDPTTKEYALFVQDSISIGRWTLLPGLRYDRYAMQPHATQKYLNSQATERNPSDFTDSALSPKFGVTYQLDPAHSVYGQYAAGFRAPQAIEIFGEFTNPGMYRTLANTNLKAETSDSFELGLRGQYAIGSFGAALFYNQYDDFIEQVSRASSVQGFPFGEFQYVNRDRVTIRGAEAKGELFLDQLGLPAGWKVRGSVAYARGKDEGTGQPLNTIDPLKGVFGLGYSEPSGSFGGELSWTLVAAKTRVDTRQTANHAQTSGYGVLDLNGWWQMSDNFAVNAGLFNLTDKQYWQWGDVRGLTENSPSMGRFSQPGRHVAVNLVWEI; this is translated from the coding sequence ATGCACAGAAGCCCTCCGTTCGCCCGCCGCCCCTGGCTTGCCCTGCTGTTGCTCAGCCCCGCCCTGGCGCTTGCCATGGATAAAGCGCCAAATCAGTTCGATACGGTGACCGTTACAGCCACCCGCACCGAGCAGACCCTCGACCAGGTGCCGAGCAGCGTGTCGGTGCAGACCGAGCGCGACATCGATCAACAGAACATCAAGCACATTAAGGATCTGGTGCGTTACGAACCCGGCGTTTCGGTGGGCGGCAGCGGTGATCGCTTCGGCCTGTCCGGCTTTACCATTCGCGGTATTGGTGGTAACCGCGTGCTGACCCAGGTGGATGGCATCGGTATGCCGGATGCCTTCTCTTTCGGCGGTTTCCTCAACGCCAAACGCAACTACGTCGACCTCGACACCGTCAAGCAGGTGGAAATCATTCGCGGCCCGGCCAGTTCGCTGTACGGCAGCGATGCAATTGGTGGCGCAGTGAGTTTCCTGACCAAGGATGCCAGTGATTATCTGGATGATGGCGACGACGCCTATGCGCGCCTGAAAACCGGCTATGACGGCAGTGATGACAGCTGGCAGCGCAGCGCCACCTTCGCCGCGCGCCTAGGCCAGATCGACGGCTTGCTGCACCTGGGCCGGCGTAACGGCCAGGCCACAGAGACCCACGGTGGGCGGAGCGGTATCGGCGCAACCCGCGAACAGGCCAACCCGCTGGACTACCGCACCGACAACCTGCTGAGCAAATTCGGCTGGGATTACAGCGACACTGCTCGCCTACAGATGACCTACGAGCGCTATCAGGACGACAGCGATACCCGCGTGCTGAGCAACTACAGCAACACCGCGACCATTCGCCGCCAGGACGCCGAAGACCGGGTGGATCGTGAGCGCCTCTCCCTCGCCCACAGCCAACAACTCGACACGCTGCTGGTCGACCAGATCCACAGCCAGCTCAGCTATCAGGACAGCCAGACCCGCCAGCAAACCTTCGAAGACCGCGTGGTCGGCGGGCAGCCGCGCTACCGTACACGTGACTCGCACTACGAAGAACAGCTCTGGGCCTTCAACAGCAAACTGGACAAGGCCTTCAGCATCGGCCGCACGCAGCATGCACTGGTCTACGGCCTGGACCTCAAGCACCTGAAGAATGCCGACCTGCGCGAAGGTGGCGAAACCCAGTTAAGCAGCGGGGTGACCACTCCAGTACTGCCAACCAGCGACTTCCCTGACCCGACCACCAAGGAATATGCCCTGTTCGTGCAGGACAGTATCAGTATCGGCCGCTGGACCCTGCTGCCAGGCCTGCGCTACGACCGCTACGCAATGCAACCGCACGCCACCCAGAAGTACCTCAACAGCCAGGCCACTGAGCGCAACCCGAGTGACTTCACTGATTCGGCGCTGTCGCCCAAGTTTGGCGTGACCTACCAACTCGACCCTGCGCATAGCGTCTACGGCCAGTACGCCGCTGGTTTCCGTGCGCCGCAGGCTATCGAGATATTCGGCGAGTTCACCAACCCAGGGATGTACCGCACCCTGGCCAATACCAACCTCAAGGCGGAAACCAGCGACAGCTTTGAACTGGGCCTGCGCGGCCAGTACGCCATCGGCAGCTTTGGCGCGGCGCTGTTCTACAACCAGTACGACGACTTTATCGAGCAAGTCAGCCGGGCCTCCAGCGTGCAGGGCTTTCCGTTCGGCGAGTTCCAGTACGTTAACCGCGACCGCGTGACCATTCGTGGTGCGGAAGCCAAAGGCGAGCTGTTCCTCGACCAACTGGGCCTGCCCGCCGGCTGGAAAGTCCGCGGCAGCGTGGCCTATGCCCGCGGCAAGGATGAAGGCACAGGCCAGCCGCTCAACACTATCGACCCGCTTAAGGGCGTGTTCGGTCTGGGTTACAGCGAGCCCAGCGGCAGCTTTGGCGGCGAGTTGAGCTGGACCCTGGTGGCGGCGAAAACCCGCGTCGATACCCGTCAAACCGCCAACCATGCGCAGACCTCGGGTTATGGCGTGCTCGACTTGAATGGCTGGTGGCAGATGAGCGACAACTTCGCGGTGAATGCCGGTCTGTTCAACCTGACCGATAAACAGTACTGGCAATGGGGCGACGTCCGCGGCCTGACGGAAAACAGCCCGAGCATGGGCCGTTTCAGCCAGCCTGGGCGCCATGTGGCGGTCAATCTGGTCTGGGAAATCTAA
- a CDS encoding Rieske (2Fe-2S) protein gives MLRLCAPDELAEGQSRGFEIAEEKLFAVRKDGQLYAYRNRCPHRGIPLEWQPDQFLDASASLIQCATHGALFLIESGECVAGPCAGQSLQELATREDDQGIWVDLPG, from the coding sequence ATGTTGCGTTTATGTGCACCGGATGAGTTGGCCGAAGGCCAGAGCCGGGGCTTTGAAATAGCTGAAGAGAAGCTGTTTGCCGTGCGCAAGGACGGCCAGTTGTATGCCTATCGCAATCGCTGCCCGCACCGCGGCATCCCCCTGGAGTGGCAGCCGGACCAGTTTCTCGATGCCAGTGCCAGCCTGATCCAGTGCGCCACCCACGGCGCGCTGTTTTTGATCGAATCCGGCGAATGCGTCGCTGGCCCCTGCGCCGGGCAATCGCTTCAAGAGCTTGCAACTCGCGAAGATGACCAGGGCATCTGGGTCGATCTGCCTGGATAA